From Rhodopseudomonas palustris, a single genomic window includes:
- a CDS encoding SDR family NAD(P)-dependent oxidoreductase, whose protein sequence is MTGRILITGAGRGIGFAIAQVLARDGFSLALVTKTEASASKLRAERFVAEADAVVVAFDLADPTALGTFVAEWREPLWGVVHNAGICETAGIADSDRDPWRDVLAVNLEAPYRLTRGLLPRISRPGRIVTIGSQLSVEGRAGYGAYCASKFGLIGLTKCWAKELGRDGVTVNAVCPGWVDTEMTNSDIDRLAAEQGRDAAAFKAEIADPLELKRFNSPEEVAELVGFLMSEKSSGITGRAWLMQTVWNQQ, encoded by the coding sequence TTGACCGGACGGATTCTCATCACGGGCGCAGGGCGAGGCATCGGGTTCGCGATCGCGCAGGTGCTGGCCCGGGACGGTTTTTCACTGGCGCTGGTGACGAAAACCGAGGCCTCGGCTTCGAAACTGCGCGCAGAGCGCTTCGTCGCGGAAGCGGACGCTGTCGTCGTCGCATTCGATCTTGCCGATCCCACGGCTTTGGGCACGTTCGTCGCGGAATGGCGGGAGCCGCTTTGGGGCGTTGTCCACAATGCCGGCATCTGCGAAACGGCGGGCATTGCCGACTCTGACCGCGACCCCTGGCGGGACGTGCTCGCCGTCAATCTTGAGGCGCCCTACCGACTGACCCGCGGACTGTTACCGCGGATTTCGCGGCCCGGCCGAATCGTCACCATCGGGTCGCAGCTTTCGGTCGAGGGCCGCGCCGGCTACGGCGCCTATTGCGCCTCGAAATTCGGCCTGATCGGACTCACCAAGTGCTGGGCCAAGGAGCTCGGCCGCGACGGCGTCACCGTCAACGCCGTATGTCCGGGCTGGGTCGACACCGAAATGACCAACAGCGACATCGATCGCCTCGCCGCCGAGCAGGGACGCGATGCGGCAGCGTTCAAGGCCGAGATCGCCGATCCGCTCGAACTGAAGCGCTTCAACAGTCCCGAAGAGGTCGCCGAACTGGTGGGGTTTCTGATGTCGGAGAAGTCCTCCGGTATCACCGGCCGGGCCTGGCTGATGCAGACGGTGTGGAATCAGCAATAG
- the rfbG gene encoding CDP-glucose 4,6-dehydratase, with amino-acid sequence MSTYRNLAGLDILVTGHTGFTGTWACHWLHRLGARVHGLALSPTTKPNLFDATDAEAILVSHTIGDIGDLDTVLACVEACRPKLILHLAAQPLVLASYSHPVETYRTNVLGTVHVLEAARRNDCVAGVLCITTDKVYENRNWIHPYRENDRIGGADPYSASKSAAEIAIASYRASLPSWGRAMAIECARGGNIIGGGDWSENRLVPDYVRAAIADTPLEVRNPSATRPWQHVLCLVDGYLALLDRMTSGKSGSGEAWNLGPDVADCVPVRTLLDTLASEWKAANIVYGKAVQHEAELLVLDSTKARQRLDWRPRWALAETLRATAEWYREFYADPKIASKITMEQIGRYCGA; translated from the coding sequence GTGAGCACTTATCGAAACCTCGCCGGGCTCGACATTCTCGTAACCGGACACACGGGGTTTACCGGGACTTGGGCTTGTCATTGGCTCCATCGGCTCGGCGCGCGCGTCCACGGGCTTGCTCTTTCCCCGACTACCAAGCCAAATCTTTTCGACGCGACCGATGCGGAAGCCATTCTGGTCAGCCATACGATAGGCGATATTGGCGATCTCGATACCGTACTTGCCTGTGTTGAGGCGTGTCGCCCCAAGCTAATCCTTCACCTTGCAGCTCAACCGCTCGTACTTGCTTCGTATTCGCATCCGGTCGAGACTTACCGGACTAATGTGCTTGGCACGGTTCACGTTCTCGAAGCAGCAAGGCGCAACGATTGTGTCGCGGGTGTTTTGTGTATCACGACCGATAAGGTCTATGAAAACCGCAACTGGATTCATCCCTATCGAGAGAATGATCGAATCGGCGGAGCGGATCCCTATAGCGCGTCGAAGTCGGCAGCCGAGATAGCGATCGCAAGCTATCGCGCTTCACTTCCATCGTGGGGGCGCGCGATGGCGATCGAATGTGCGAGGGGTGGTAACATCATCGGAGGCGGGGACTGGTCGGAGAATCGCCTGGTCCCGGACTATGTCCGAGCGGCAATCGCCGATACGCCGCTTGAAGTCCGAAATCCTTCCGCTACACGCCCTTGGCAGCACGTCCTTTGCCTCGTGGACGGCTATCTTGCTTTGTTGGATCGCATGACCAGTGGCAAGTCCGGGAGTGGCGAAGCTTGGAATTTGGGGCCGGACGTCGCAGATTGTGTGCCGGTGCGTACTCTTCTGGATACCCTTGCTTCGGAATGGAAGGCTGCCAACATCGTCTATGGCAAGGCGGTGCAGCATGAGGCCGAATTGCTCGTGCTCGACAGCACCAAGGCACGCCAAAGGCTGGACTGGCGGCCGCGCTGGGCGCTGGCTGAGACACTGCGCGCGACTGCGGAGTGGTATCGCGAGTTCTATGCAGATCCGAAGATCGCGTCGAAGATCACAATGGAGCAGATCGGTCGCTACTGTGGCGCCTGA
- the rfbF gene encoding glucose-1-phosphate cytidylyltransferase: MNVVNKAVILAGGMGTRIAEETSVRPKPLVEIGGLPILWHIMKIFHAHGIKEFVVCLGYKGYLIKEYFSNYFLHQSDVTFNFADNSIIYQKKRAEDWTITLVDTGSETMTGGRIKRVGDYVGNAPFCMTYGDGVADVDITALLSFHRSHGKLATITAVSPPGRFGALNFDDNDGVTSFQEKPDGELGWINGGFFVLSPEVFKYIDGDATIWEREPLEGLARDGQLSAYKHHGFWHPMDTLRDKQYLEQLWTSSKAPWKIW; this comes from the coding sequence ATGAACGTGGTGAACAAAGCCGTCATTCTGGCGGGGGGCATGGGGACTAGGATCGCAGAGGAGACCTCTGTGCGACCAAAGCCGCTGGTCGAAATCGGCGGCCTGCCAATCCTGTGGCACATTATGAAGATATTCCATGCACACGGTATCAAAGAGTTCGTCGTGTGCCTTGGCTACAAGGGGTACCTGATCAAGGAGTATTTCTCGAATTACTTTCTGCATCAATCGGACGTCACATTCAATTTTGCCGACAACTCGATCATATATCAGAAAAAGCGCGCTGAAGACTGGACTATCACGTTGGTGGACACGGGTTCGGAGACGATGACCGGCGGTCGCATCAAACGTGTCGGTGACTATGTCGGCAATGCTCCTTTCTGTATGACCTATGGCGATGGCGTCGCCGACGTCGACATTACGGCATTGCTCAGCTTCCATCGTTCCCATGGCAAGCTCGCGACCATCACCGCGGTCAGCCCGCCGGGCCGATTTGGCGCCCTCAATTTCGACGACAACGACGGTGTCACCAGCTTCCAGGAAAAGCCCGACGGTGAGCTCGGCTGGATCAATGGCGGGTTCTTCGTGCTGTCTCCCGAAGTGTTCAAGTACATCGACGGCGACGCCACGATCTGGGAGCGCGAGCCGCTCGAAGGGTTGGCGCGCGACGGTCAGCTCAGCGCCTACAAGCACCACGGATTCTGGCATCCGATGGATACGCTGCGCGACAAGCAATATCTCGAGCAGCTCTGGACCTCGTCCAAGGCCCCGTGGAAGATCTGGTAG
- a CDS encoding glycosyltransferase family 4 protein, whose protein sequence is MPETDIAASDQAEIAKVAERWSDHTRNCAEGSDERSAIARSGLFDGEFYLAAYSDVKAAGIDPLQHYVEYGAREMRAPNPWFDPNYYRSQFVDFPRSTNPLLHYAQEGERLGFKPHPKFDPRRYQTLYPVVSGAKVPPLWHFLNFGSMDHMEARRYTPPRRIDPVKPALRKWTRPTSVPLGVNFVSPLSRISGLGVSARGFVDALQTADIPVHLIEWTEGFEHQETVDSGLKGVAELQPINLIHMNADIFHLVSNGLRQTGVLSPDRYNIGIWYWELAAFRHEWMPWVALLDEIWCASSFNARSVDVVSARPVNLLRPAVVPPVAPGQFSRSHFGLNEDSLVFFYNCDLSSRIDRKNPEALARAFREEFGDDPRYQLVLKIGMADRHPNSTRRVASATGGATNILLMDRTLTDPELADLLHHTFAYVSPHRSEGLGLTIIEAMLSGCPVIATPYGGAADFVVDGVARPLAHRLTEIEVTDEPYRRGCVWADPIVADIRRAMRELADAPDAARALGQRGKAHAEALFSREATSRAVRTRLDEIWRTHTAG, encoded by the coding sequence ATGCCTGAGACGGATATCGCCGCTTCCGACCAAGCCGAAATCGCCAAGGTCGCGGAGCGCTGGAGCGATCACACCCGAAATTGTGCAGAAGGCAGCGACGAGCGGTCGGCGATCGCGCGTTCCGGTCTGTTCGACGGCGAGTTCTATCTTGCAGCCTACTCCGACGTGAAGGCGGCCGGCATCGATCCGCTTCAGCACTATGTCGAGTATGGCGCGCGCGAGATGCGCGCACCCAACCCATGGTTCGATCCGAACTACTATCGCTCCCAGTTTGTCGACTTCCCCCGCTCGACGAATCCCCTGCTCCACTACGCGCAGGAGGGAGAGCGCCTCGGTTTCAAGCCCCATCCGAAGTTCGACCCGCGACGCTACCAGACGCTCTATCCGGTGGTCTCGGGGGCGAAGGTTCCGCCGCTCTGGCATTTTCTGAACTTCGGCTCGATGGATCACATGGAGGCGCGGCGCTACACGCCGCCGCGCCGCATCGATCCGGTGAAGCCGGCGCTGCGCAAATGGACACGCCCGACCTCCGTTCCATTGGGAGTGAATTTCGTCTCGCCGCTGTCCCGGATTTCCGGGCTCGGCGTCAGCGCACGCGGTTTCGTCGACGCCCTGCAGACGGCCGATATCCCTGTTCATCTGATCGAATGGACCGAGGGTTTCGAACATCAGGAGACTGTCGACAGCGGCCTGAAGGGCGTCGCTGAGCTTCAGCCGATCAACCTAATTCATATGAACGCCGACATCTTCCATCTGGTGTCGAACGGGCTGAGACAGACGGGCGTTCTCAGCCCCGACCGCTACAATATCGGGATCTGGTATTGGGAGCTCGCCGCATTCCGTCACGAGTGGATGCCGTGGGTCGCGCTGCTCGACGAGATCTGGTGCGCATCGTCGTTCAATGCCCGCTCCGTCGATGTCGTCTCGGCGCGACCGGTGAATCTGCTCAGGCCTGCGGTGGTTCCGCCGGTGGCGCCCGGCCAATTCTCCCGATCGCATTTCGGGCTGAACGAAGACAGCCTGGTGTTCTTCTACAATTGCGATCTGTCGAGCCGAATCGATCGCAAGAATCCGGAGGCGCTCGCGCGCGCCTTCCGTGAGGAGTTCGGCGACGATCCGCGCTATCAGCTCGTGCTGAAAATCGGCATGGCCGACCGCCATCCCAACTCCACGCGTCGGGTGGCGAGTGCCACCGGCGGTGCGACCAACATCCTCCTGATGGACCGCACGCTGACAGACCCGGAACTGGCCGACCTGCTGCATCACACGTTCGCTTACGTTTCGCCGCATCGCTCCGAGGGGCTCGGACTGACGATCATCGAGGCGATGCTGAGCGGCTGCCCGGTGATCGCCACGCCTTACGGCGGGGCGGCTGATTTTGTCGTCGATGGCGTCGCGAGGCCGCTGGCCCACCGGCTGACCGAGATCGAGGTCACCGACGAACCCTACCGACGCGGCTGCGTTTGGGCCGATCCGATCGTGGCCGACATCCGCCGCGCGATGCGCGAGCTGGCCGATGCTCCCGACGCCGCCCGTGCGCTCGGTCAGCGGGGGAAGGCGCACGCCGAGGCGCTGTTTTCGCGCGAAGCCACGTCGCGGGCGGTCCGCACCCGGCTGGACGAGATCTGGCGAACGCACACCGCCGGCTGA
- a CDS encoding DUF5672 family protein: protein MPAVTPVVVVPVYKENNEPEARTSLRHLRRFLGRYRLVLAKPAHLDWSVEGLDNEVFPDENFQSLHGYNRLLLSPSFYRRFAQHSHILIYQLDALAFRDELTEWCESDYDYIGASWYPHLIEKYIGEPWPFAKIGAGNGGFSLRRVSAFMSHLENRRPTLRHALDRLLEGDLDAANRLLRYRKHLTPSNYVQHKMLAEDVYWGVFAPLIDPSFRVAPVEVANRFSFEYDPNFLLQQSGGRIPFGCHAWYRFQDARTFWQSRLLPPDGSPA from the coding sequence ATGCCGGCCGTCACTCCAGTCGTCGTCGTTCCCGTATACAAAGAGAACAACGAGCCCGAAGCGCGAACCTCCCTTCGACATCTGAGACGCTTTCTCGGCCGTTATCGGCTGGTGCTGGCAAAACCTGCACATCTCGACTGGTCGGTCGAAGGGCTGGACAACGAAGTATTTCCCGATGAGAACTTTCAATCCCTCCACGGGTACAATCGTCTGCTGCTTTCACCGTCGTTCTATCGCCGCTTCGCCCAACACAGTCACATCCTGATCTACCAGCTCGACGCACTGGCGTTTCGCGACGAGCTGACCGAATGGTGCGAGAGCGACTACGACTATATCGGCGCAAGCTGGTACCCTCATCTGATCGAGAAATACATCGGCGAACCGTGGCCATTCGCCAAGATCGGAGCGGGCAATGGCGGTTTCAGTCTGCGCCGCGTATCCGCCTTCATGTCCCATCTGGAGAACCGACGGCCGACGTTGCGTCACGCGCTCGACCGGCTGCTGGAAGGCGATCTCGACGCAGCAAACCGTCTCTTGCGCTACCGCAAGCATTTGACGCCGTCGAACTACGTCCAGCACAAGATGCTGGCTGAAGACGTGTATTGGGGTGTTTTCGCGCCGCTGATCGACCCGTCATTCCGGGTCGCGCCGGTCGAAGTCGCGAACCGGTTCTCGTTCGAATACGATCCGAATTTCCTGCTGCAGCAATCCGGCGGGCGCATCCCGTTCGGGTGTCACGCCTGGTATCGCTTCCAGGATGCCCGCACGTTCTGGCAGAGCCGACTGCTGCCGCCGGACGGCAGTCCGGCCTGA
- the rfbC gene encoding dTDP-4-dehydrorhamnose 3,5-epimerase: MKIVPTPLDGCFVIEPEPFRDERGFFMRTFCATTFRERGLNPEIDQCSFSFNQRRHTLRGMHFQAAPRMEDKLVRVVQGAIYDVAVDIRPGSKTFGQWFGQELTADNHLALYIPQGFAHGFLTLSDEAMVAYQIAQPYQADLARGLNWNDAQVGIVWPHPPEVISARDAVLPGLGDLALTP, from the coding sequence ATGAAGATCGTCCCGACTCCGCTCGACGGCTGCTTCGTGATCGAGCCCGAGCCGTTTCGCGACGAGCGCGGATTCTTCATGCGCACCTTCTGCGCCACGACGTTCCGCGAGCGAGGCCTCAATCCGGAGATCGATCAGTGCAGCTTTTCCTTCAACCAGCGCCGCCATACGCTGCGTGGGATGCATTTCCAGGCGGCGCCGCGGATGGAGGACAAGCTGGTCCGCGTCGTGCAGGGCGCGATCTATGACGTTGCGGTCGATATCCGCCCCGGATCGAAGACGTTCGGGCAATGGTTCGGCCAGGAACTGACCGCGGACAATCATCTGGCGCTGTACATCCCGCAGGGTTTCGCCCACGGCTTTCTGACGCTGAGCGACGAGGCCATGGTGGCGTATCAGATCGCACAGCCTTACCAGGCCGATCTTGCCCGCGGCTTGAACTGGAACGATGCGCAGGTCGGGATCGTCTGGCCGCACCCGCCGGAGGTGATCAGCGCGCGCGACGCGGTTCTGCCTGGCCTGGGCGATCTGGCGCTGACGCCGTAA
- a CDS encoding NAD-dependent epimerase/dehydratase family protein, giving the protein MRVLVTGARGFIGRHLLTRLEADAAVTEIHATHSPGGGELPPTTRTNWHGLDLTAPGAAGALVATVRPTHLIHAAWITAHNDYWESPANLRWLAASCDLLQAFLAAGGQRFVQIGTAAEYDWSHGYMVEGVTPERPSTLYGVAKKSFHDVLQTAAAKAGCSAATGRVFFGYGPFENAGRLIPYACRQLACGEPAAFSSGSAWRDFMHIDDLADAAIALLHASLQGAVNLSSGVPVRLAEIVTKLGEISGRPDLVQLGARPDRAGDPPLLVGDSTQLRSTGWRPAHDLLSGLTSTYEWWAEQRG; this is encoded by the coding sequence ATGCGTGTGCTGGTGACGGGAGCACGGGGGTTCATCGGGCGGCACCTGCTGACCCGTCTCGAGGCCGATGCGGCCGTCACCGAGATTCATGCGACTCATTCACCGGGCGGTGGGGAGCTGCCGCCGACCACTCGGACGAACTGGCACGGCCTCGACCTCACTGCCCCTGGCGCAGCGGGGGCGCTGGTCGCGACGGTGCGGCCCACCCATCTGATCCACGCCGCCTGGATCACCGCTCACAACGATTACTGGGAGAGCCCTGCCAACCTGCGCTGGCTGGCGGCGAGCTGCGATCTGCTCCAGGCCTTTCTGGCCGCGGGCGGCCAGCGTTTCGTCCAGATCGGCACCGCCGCCGAATACGACTGGTCGCACGGATATATGGTCGAAGGTGTCACGCCGGAGCGGCCATCGACGTTGTATGGCGTAGCCAAGAAGTCGTTTCACGACGTGCTTCAGACCGCCGCGGCCAAAGCGGGGTGCTCGGCCGCCACCGGCCGGGTGTTCTTCGGCTATGGGCCCTTCGAAAACGCCGGCCGGTTGATCCCCTATGCGTGCAGGCAACTCGCCTGCGGGGAGCCCGCGGCGTTTTCCTCCGGCTCGGCCTGGCGGGATTTCATGCATATCGACGATCTCGCCGATGCAGCGATCGCCTTGCTGCACGCCTCGTTGCAGGGCGCTGTGAATCTGTCGTCCGGCGTTCCCGTGCGACTCGCCGAGATCGTCACGAAGCTCGGCGAGATCAGCGGCCGCCCGGACCTGGTGCAACTCGGTGCTCGCCCCGATCGCGCCGGAGATCCGCCGCTGCTGGTCGGCGATTCGACGCAGCTCCGCTCCACCGGCTGGCGTCCGGCGCATGATCTGCTGAGCGGTCTGACGTCGACTTATGAATGGTGGGCCGAGCAGCGTGGCTGA
- a CDS encoding class I SAM-dependent methyltransferase: MTDTASHVCRHCGTPLRILVADLGSTPISNDYLTASRVDGPEPFYPLRTFVCESCRLVQLQNFFRSDDLFREDYAYFSSYSTSWLAHAERYTEDMRRRFAIGPSDLVVEIASNDGYLLQYFDKAGVPVLGIEPSASVAKVAQEERGIPTIVKFFGAATAQELVASGKRARLTAANNVLAHVPDINDFVKGFSILLAAEGVATFEFPHVANMLALNQFDTIYHEHFSYLSLLACERIFAAQGLRVFDVQQLPTHGGSLRLFACRKDAGHIDGPGLAEVRELERRLGLDTDAPYLAFAEKVRETKRAFLSLLIDLKRQGKTIAAYGAPAKGNTLLNYCGVGADMIDFTVDMSPHKQGMFLPGTRLPILAPQAITEAKPDYLVILPWNLEKEITAQMAAIADWGGKFIIPIPTPKIVDAVRA; the protein is encoded by the coding sequence ATGACTGATACGGCAAGCCACGTTTGCAGACATTGCGGGACTCCGCTCCGGATTCTGGTCGCGGATCTCGGCAGCACGCCGATCTCCAACGACTACCTGACCGCATCCAGGGTCGATGGTCCGGAGCCGTTCTATCCGCTGCGCACGTTCGTCTGCGAATCGTGCCGGCTGGTGCAATTGCAGAACTTCTTCCGCTCGGACGACCTGTTCCGTGAGGACTACGCGTATTTCTCCTCGTATTCGACGTCGTGGCTCGCCCACGCCGAACGCTATACCGAGGACATGCGGCGGCGTTTCGCCATCGGCCCGTCCGATCTCGTCGTCGAGATCGCCAGCAACGACGGCTATCTGCTGCAGTACTTCGACAAGGCCGGCGTCCCGGTGCTCGGGATCGAGCCGAGCGCGTCGGTCGCCAAGGTTGCGCAGGAAGAGCGCGGTATTCCGACCATTGTGAAGTTCTTCGGCGCGGCGACCGCGCAGGAACTGGTCGCGAGCGGCAAGCGCGCACGGCTGACCGCCGCCAACAACGTGCTGGCCCACGTTCCGGACATCAACGATTTCGTCAAAGGCTTCTCGATCCTGCTCGCCGCCGAGGGCGTCGCCACCTTCGAATTCCCGCATGTCGCCAACATGCTCGCGCTCAATCAGTTCGACACGATCTATCACGAGCACTTCTCGTATCTGTCGCTGCTGGCTTGCGAGCGCATCTTCGCGGCGCAGGGTCTGCGCGTGTTCGACGTCCAGCAACTGCCGACCCACGGTGGATCACTGCGGCTGTTCGCCTGCCGCAAGGACGCCGGCCACATCGACGGTCCCGGTCTGGCGGAGGTCCGCGAGCTCGAGCGACGGCTCGGCCTCGACACCGACGCGCCGTATCTGGCGTTCGCCGAGAAGGTCCGCGAAACCAAGCGGGCCTTCCTCTCGCTGCTGATCGACCTCAAGCGCCAAGGCAAGACCATCGCCGCCTACGGCGCGCCGGCGAAAGGCAACACGCTGCTGAACTACTGCGGCGTCGGCGCCGACATGATCGACTTCACCGTCGACATGTCGCCGCACAAGCAGGGCATGTTCCTGCCCGGCACGCGTTTGCCGATCCTGGCGCCGCAGGCGATCACCGAGGCCAAGCCGGACTACCTGGTGATTCTACCGTGGAATCTGGAGAAGGAAATCACCGCGCAGATGGCGGCGATCGCCGACTGGGGCGGCAAGTTCATCATCCCGATCCCGACGCCGAAGATCGTCGACGCGGTCCGCGCATGA
- the gmd gene encoding GDP-mannose 4,6-dehydratase, with the protein MKRALITGVTGQDGAYLAALLLEKGYEVFGLVRRSSSADVIDAKLRWLGVHNDVRFVDGNLLDLSSLIRAMRDIKPDEVYNLAAQSFVKSSWMQPILTGQVTGLGAVNVLEAVRLDAPQARFYQASSSEMYGLIQEPVQSETTPFYPRSPYAVAKVYAHGMTVNYRESFGLHASNGILFNHESPVRGIEFVTRKVTDGVARIKLGLQTELRLGNIDAKRDWGHSKDYVRAMWMMLQQDKPEDYVIATGRTTTVRDMCRIAFAHVDLNIDDHLVIDPDLFRPAEVDVLLGNPAKARSKLGWEPTITLEQMIQEMVEADLRRVRQQIG; encoded by the coding sequence ATGAAGCGGGCTTTGATCACCGGCGTGACCGGACAGGACGGCGCTTATCTGGCCGCACTGCTGCTGGAAAAAGGCTACGAGGTTTTCGGCCTGGTGCGGCGGTCGAGCTCGGCCGATGTGATCGACGCCAAGCTGCGTTGGCTCGGTGTTCACAACGATGTCCGCTTCGTCGACGGCAATCTGCTGGACCTGTCGTCCCTGATCCGCGCGATGCGCGACATCAAGCCGGACGAAGTCTACAATCTGGCGGCGCAGTCGTTCGTCAAATCGTCCTGGATGCAGCCGATTCTGACCGGCCAGGTGACCGGCCTGGGCGCGGTGAACGTGCTCGAGGCGGTACGGCTCGACGCGCCGCAGGCGCGGTTCTACCAGGCGTCGTCCTCGGAGATGTACGGCCTGATCCAGGAGCCGGTGCAGAGCGAGACCACGCCGTTCTATCCGCGCTCGCCCTATGCGGTCGCCAAGGTCTATGCCCACGGCATGACGGTCAACTATCGCGAGAGCTTCGGTCTGCACGCTAGCAACGGCATCCTGTTCAATCACGAGTCCCCGGTCCGCGGCATCGAGTTCGTCACTCGCAAGGTCACCGACGGCGTCGCCCGCATCAAGCTCGGTCTGCAGACCGAGCTGCGACTCGGCAATATCGACGCCAAACGTGACTGGGGCCACTCCAAGGACTACGTCCGCGCGATGTGGATGATGCTGCAACAGGACAAGCCGGAGGACTACGTCATCGCCACCGGCCGCACCACCACGGTGCGCGACATGTGCCGCATCGCATTCGCGCATGTCGACCTCAACATCGACGATCATCTGGTGATCGATCCGGACCTGTTCCGGCCTGCGGAGGTCGACGTGCTGCTCGGAAATCCGGCCAAGGCGCGTAGCAAGCTCGGCTGGGAACCCACGATCACACTCGAGCAGATGATCCAGGAGATGGTCGAAGCCGATCTTCGCCGGGTTCGGCAGCAGATCGGTTAG
- the rfbC gene encoding dTDP-4-dehydrorhamnose 3,5-epimerase: protein MLTGDSSPRYPIHNSARVACCRPDSHWHKLRAPCQSMPFAHKTDIVFHGENRPRSTIKAPIFEALFMQIRELDIPGVKLLSPRRFSDDRGWFSESYNQKTLAQFDIHWQFVQDNHSYSKHAGTIRGFHFQAPPHAQDKLVRCVRGSIVDIAVDLRAGSPTYAKWVAAELSAENGEQLFVPVGFAHAFITLQPDTEVLYKVTSFYAPESDGGVRWDDPTIGFPWKLPPGAPHLSAKDAKLPRLQDIETPFR from the coding sequence GTGCTCACGGGCGATTCCTCCCCACGGTACCCAATCCACAATTCCGCCCGCGTAGCATGTTGCCGACCAGATAGCCACTGGCACAAGCTGAGGGCGCCTTGCCAATCAATGCCGTTTGCGCATAAGACGGACATTGTTTTTCATGGTGAGAATCGTCCTAGGTCAACCATCAAAGCGCCGATTTTCGAGGCTTTATTCATGCAAATTCGCGAACTCGACATCCCCGGCGTCAAATTGCTGTCGCCGAGACGATTCTCGGATGATCGCGGCTGGTTCTCGGAAAGCTACAATCAGAAGACGCTCGCTCAGTTCGATATTCATTGGCAGTTCGTTCAGGACAATCATTCCTACTCGAAGCATGCCGGCACGATCCGCGGGTTTCATTTTCAGGCGCCGCCGCATGCCCAGGACAAGCTGGTCCGCTGCGTCCGTGGCAGCATCGTCGACATCGCGGTGGACCTGCGCGCCGGCTCGCCGACCTATGCGAAATGGGTCGCGGCGGAACTGTCCGCCGAGAACGGCGAACAACTGTTCGTTCCGGTCGGATTCGCGCATGCTTTCATCACGCTCCAGCCCGATACCGAAGTGCTCTACAAAGTGACCAGCTTTTATGCGCCGGAATCCGACGGCGGCGTTCGATGGGACGATCCTACCATCGGGTTTCCGTGGAAACTGCCCCCGGGCGCCCCGCATCTGTCGGCCAAGGATGCCAAGCTGCCGCGACTGCAAGACATCGAAACGCCGTTTCGGTGA
- a CDS encoding NAD-dependent epimerase/dehydratase family protein, whose translation MSSSTPARLLVTGATGFVGHHLVDTLGARLPESEILLADRQTSSLHAGSRRRFVRLDVSDADEVDRLIRTEQPTHIVHLAAVAAVTAANSDQRLAWAINFGGTQNLALAVSAFAPDCRLLYCSSAEVYGASFKSGRPLDESALLDPVNPYGAAKAAADIMLGQMARSGLRVLRLRPFNHTGPGQTPQFAIPAFASQIARIERGEQEPVISVGDLSSQRDFLDVRDVVDAYLRALLRFDDLPNGAAINIASGVARPLQEALDSLLSLTSSKIEVTVDPQRLRPNDTPVAFGNAARAAEWLDWRPAHDWPDTIASVLEYWRGQTG comes from the coding sequence ATGAGCTCGTCGACGCCTGCGCGGCTGTTGGTCACCGGCGCCACGGGGTTCGTCGGTCATCATCTGGTCGACACATTGGGCGCGCGTCTGCCGGAGAGCGAGATCCTGCTCGCCGATCGTCAGACTTCGTCGCTCCACGCCGGTTCACGGCGTCGCTTCGTGCGTCTCGACGTCAGCGACGCCGATGAGGTCGACCGGCTGATCCGGACCGAGCAGCCCACCCATATCGTTCACCTCGCCGCCGTGGCTGCGGTAACCGCCGCGAATTCCGATCAACGGCTCGCCTGGGCGATCAATTTCGGCGGAACGCAGAATCTCGCGCTCGCGGTGTCCGCATTCGCGCCGGATTGCCGGCTGCTCTATTGCAGCAGCGCTGAAGTCTATGGTGCCAGCTTCAAGTCTGGCCGGCCGCTCGATGAAAGCGCCTTGCTCGATCCGGTCAATCCGTATGGCGCAGCGAAAGCGGCCGCCGACATCATGTTGGGCCAGATGGCGCGCAGCGGACTACGGGTGCTGCGGCTTCGTCCGTTCAATCACACCGGCCCCGGCCAGACCCCGCAATTCGCCATTCCGGCTTTCGCCTCGCAGATCGCCAGGATCGAACGCGGCGAGCAGGAGCCGGTGATCAGCGTCGGCGACCTGTCGAGCCAGCGCGATTTCCTCGATGTACGGGACGTGGTCGACGCCTATCTCCGAGCGTTGCTGCGATTCGACGACCTGCCGAACGGCGCGGCAATCAATATCGCCTCCGGCGTCGCCCGGCCGCTGCAGGAAGCGCTCGACAGCCTTCTGTCGCTGACGTCGTCGAAGATCGAGGTGACGGTGGATCCGCAACGGCTGCGGCCGAACGATACGCCGGTCGCTTTCGGCAACGCCGCGCGAGCAGCCGAGTGGCTCGATTGGCGCCCGGCCCACGACTGGCCAGACACCATCGCCTCGGTTCTCGAGTACTGGCGTGGACAGACTGGCTGA